The following proteins are encoded in a genomic region of Hemibagrus wyckioides isolate EC202008001 linkage group LG29, SWU_Hwy_1.0, whole genome shotgun sequence:
- the supt16h gene encoding FACT complex subunit SPT16 isoform X2 gives MTVNLDKEAYYRRIKRLYGNWKKGEDEFGKVDAIVVSVGVDEEIVYAKSTALETWLFGYELTDTIMVFCETKIIFLASKKKLEFLKQVAVTKGNENANGIPPVTLLVREKNESNKANFEKMIEAIRGSKAGKTVGVFIKDKFPGEYMKSWNNMLTAEGLEKVDISAVVAYTMAVKEDGEQTLMKKAASITSDVFTKFFKERVMEIVDADEKVKHSRLAESVEKAIEDRKFLGGVDPSTVEMCYPPIIQSGGNYSLKFSVVSDKNYMHFGAITCAMGIRYKSYCSNLVRTLMVDPPQEMQDNYNFLLQVEEELLKELKHGVKICDAYNAVMEYVKKEKSDLISKLTKNLGFVMGIEFREASLVLNTKNQYKLKKGMVLSVSLGFADLINSEGKKEEQKKYALFIGDTIMINEEDPATILTPVKKKIKNVGIFLKNDDEEDDEEEDNDAEELLGKGARAALLAERTRNEMTAEEKRRTHQRELANQMNEEAKRRLTEQKGEQQVQKARKSNVSYKNVSQMPREKDIRDMKLYIDKKYETVVMPVFGIATPFHIATIKNISMSVEGDYTYLRINFFVPGSSLGRHEGNIFPNPEATFVKEITYRASNLKSPGDTLVPSTNLQNAFRIIKEVQKRYKTREAEEKEKEGIVKQDSLVINLNRSNPKLKDLYIRPNIAQKRMQGSLEAHTNGFRFTSVRGDKVDILYKNIKHAVFQPCDGEMIIVLHFHLKNAIMFGKKRHTDVQFYTEVGEITTDLGKHQHMHDRDDLYAEQMEREMRHKLKSAFKNFIEKVETLTKEELEFEVPFRDLGFQGAPYRSTCLLQPTSSALCNVTEWPPFVVTLDEVELVHFERVQFHLKNFDIVIVYKDYNKKVTMINAVPVNSLDPIKEWLNSCDIKYTEGVQSLNWTKIMKTIVDDPEGFFEQGGWSFLDPESEGSGGEDDSESEMEDETFNPSADEEEEEEEDSDEDYSSETEDSEYSASLGSEEESGKDWDELEEEARKADKESHYEDDDTSNRKRKGRSSAAPTSSKKKRRH, from the exons ATGACGGTGAACTTGGACAAGGAGGCCTACTATCGCCGGATTAAACGACTGTACGGCAACTGGaag AAAGGTGAAGATGAGTTTGGGAAGGTGGATGCCATCGTGGTGTCTGTTGGAGTGGATGAGGAGATTGTGTATGCCAAGTCCACTGCCCtcgag acatggctGTTTGGCTACGAGTTGACAGATACCATAATGGTGTTCTGTGAGACCAAGATTATTTTCTTGGCCAGCAAGAAGAAGCTGGAGTTCCTCAAACAGGTTGCAGTCACCAAAGGAAACGAGAACGCCAACGGGATCCCGCCTGTCACGCTCTTGGTTCGAGAAAAG AATGAAAGTAACAAGGCGAACTTTGAGAAGATGATCGAAGCTATCCGGGGCAGTAAAGCAGGCAAGACCGTGGGTGTCTTTATCAAGGACAAGTTTCCCGGAGAGTACATGAAGAGCTGGAACAACATGCTCACAGCTGAGGGTCTGGAGAAG gtGGACATCAGTGCAGTTGTGGCATATACCATGGCAGTAAAGGAGGATGGAGAGCAGACGCTGATGAAGAAAGCTGCCTCCATCACTAGTGATGTCTTCACGAAGTTTTTCAAGGAAAGGGTCATGGAGATCGTGGATGCAGATGAG AAAGTAAAACACAGTCGGCTGGCAGAGTCGGTCGAGAAGGCGATTGAGGACAGGAAATTTTTGGGTGGTGTTGATCCCTCGACTGTGGAGATGTGCTATCCTCCTATCATCCAGAGCGGCGGTAACTACAGCCTCAAGTTCAGCGTGGTCAG tgaCAAAAATTACATGCATTTTGGCGCAATAACGTGTGCCATGGGCATCCGCTACAAGTCCTACTGCTCTAACCTGGTGCGTACACTCATGGTGGATCCACCGCAGGAAATGCAGGACAATTACAATTTCCTCCTACAGGTGGAGGAAGAGCTCCTTAAAGAGCTTAAGCATG GGGTTAAGATCTGTGATGCTTACAATGCTGTCATGGAGTATGTCAAAAAGGAGAAATCGGACCTCATCAGCAAGCTCACAAAGAACCTGGG GTTCGTTATGGGGATCGAGTTCAGGGAAGCCTCTCTGGTTCTGAATACTAAAAACCAATACAAACTGAAGAAAG gcatggtgttgagtgtgagtcTGGGTTTTGCCGACCTGATTAACAGCGAGGGAAAGAAGGAGGAACAGAAGAAGTATGCCCTGTTCATTGGAGACACGATTATGATCAACGAG GAGGACCCAGCCACCATTCTCACACCAGTGAAAAAGAAGATCAAGAATGTTGGAATTTTCCTCAAG aatgatgatgaggaggatgatgaagaagaagataatgaTGCCGAAGAACTACTGGGCAAAGGAGCTCGTGCTGCTCTTCTGGCTGAAAGGACCCGG AATGAGATGActgcagaagagaagagacggACCCACCAGAGGGAATTGGCCAATCAGATGAATGAAGAGGCCAAGAGGCGTCTAACAGAACAGAAGGGTGAACAGCAGGTCCAAAA GGCCAGAAAGTCTAATGTGTCCTACAAGAATGTTTCCCAGATGCCTCGTGAGAAGGACATTCGGGACATGAAGCTCTATATCGACAAGAAGTACGAGACGGTCGTCATGCCAGTGTTTGGCATAGCAACACCCTTTCACATCGCCACCATTAAG aacATCAGTATGTCAGTCGAGGGAGACTACACGTACTTGAGAATAAACTTCTTCGTTCCTGGCAGCTCTCTGGGGAGGCACGAGGGCAACATCTTCCCCAACCCTGAGGCCACCTTTGTCAAAGAGAT TACGTACCGTGCATCAAACCTGAAATCTCCTGGTGACACACTGGTTCCCTCCACCAATCTACAAAATGCCTTCCGTATAATCAAAGAGGTGCAGAAACGCTACAAGACACGTGAGgctgaggagaaggagaaagaaggcATCGTCAAGCAGGATTCACTAGTCATCAACTTGAACCGCAGTAACCCTAAGCTCAAAGACCTTTACATCCGGCCCAATATTGCCCAGAAGAGGATGCAGGGCTCATTGGAGGCGCACACCAATG GTTTCCGTTTCACATCAGTGCGTGGTGATAAAGTGGACATCCTGTACAAAAACATCAAGCATGCCGTATTCCAGCCATGTGATGGAGAAATGATCATCGTTTTGCATTTTCACCTCAAG AATGCCATCATGTTTGGGAAGAAGCGCCACACAGATGTACAGTTTTACACAGAGGTGGGAGAGATTACCACAGACCTGGGCAAGCACCAGCACATGCACGACCGAGACGACCTGTACGCCGAGCAGATGGAGCGTGAAATGAGACACAAACTTAAGTCGGCATTTAAGAACTTCATCGAGAAAGTCGAGACACTTACCAAGGAGGAGCTCGAGTTTGAGGTCCCCTTCCGAGACCTTGG GTTCCAGGGCGCCCCCTACAGAAGCACTTGTCTCCTGCAACCTACGTCTAGCGCACTCTGCAATGTGacggagtgg ccTCCTTTTGTAGTGACGCTGGATGAAGTGGAGCTTGTTCATTTTGAGCGTGTGCAGTTTCATCTAAAGAACTTCGACATCGTCATTGTCTACAAAGACTACAACAAGAAAGTAACGATGATCAACGCAGTGCCTGTCAACTCTCTTGACCCAATTAAAGAGTGGCTCAA CTCATGTGACATCAAGTACACAGAAGGAGTTCAGTCACTGAACTGGACCAAGATCATGAAGACCATCGTTGATGACCCTGAGGGCTTTTTTGAACAGGGTGGCTGGTCCTTCCTTGACCCTGAGAGTGAG GGAAGTGGTGGAGAGGACGACTCCGAGTCAGAGATGGAAGACGAGACCTTCAACCCTTCAGccgatgaggaagaggaagaggaggaagacagCGACGAAGATTACTCTTCTGAGACGGAAGACTCTG AGTACAGTGCGTCGCTGGGCAGTGAAGAAGAAAGTGGCAAagactgggatgaactggaggaAGAGGCCAGAAAAG ctgacAAAGAAAGTCATTATGAGGACGATGATACTTCTAACAGGAAAAGAAAGGGTCGGTCCTCAGCAGCACCAACCAGCAGCAAAAAGAAACGGCGGCATTAG
- the supt16h gene encoding FACT complex subunit SPT16 isoform X1 yields the protein MTVNLDKEAYYRRIKRLYGNWKKGEDEFGKVDAIVVSVGVDEEIVYAKSTALETWLFGYELTDTIMVFCETKIIFLASKKKLEFLKQVAVTKGNENANGIPPVTLLVREKNESNKANFEKMIEAIRGSKAGKTVGVFIKDKFPGEYMKSWNNMLTAEGLEKVDISAVVAYTMAVKEDGEQTLMKKAASITSDVFTKFFKERVMEIVDADEKVKHSRLAESVEKAIEDRKFLGGVDPSTVEMCYPPIIQSGGNYSLKFSVVSDKNYMHFGAITCAMGIRYKSYCSNLVRTLMVDPPQEMQDNYNFLLQVEEELLKELKHGVKICDAYNAVMEYVKKEKSDLISKLTKNLGFVMGIEFREASLVLNTKNQYKLKKGMVLSVSLGFADLINSEGKKEEQKKYALFIGDTIMINEEDPATILTPVKKKIKNVGIFLKNDDEEDDEEEDNDAEELLGKGARAALLAERTRVSNEMTAEEKRRTHQRELANQMNEEAKRRLTEQKGEQQVQKARKSNVSYKNVSQMPREKDIRDMKLYIDKKYETVVMPVFGIATPFHIATIKNISMSVEGDYTYLRINFFVPGSSLGRHEGNIFPNPEATFVKEITYRASNLKSPGDTLVPSTNLQNAFRIIKEVQKRYKTREAEEKEKEGIVKQDSLVINLNRSNPKLKDLYIRPNIAQKRMQGSLEAHTNGFRFTSVRGDKVDILYKNIKHAVFQPCDGEMIIVLHFHLKNAIMFGKKRHTDVQFYTEVGEITTDLGKHQHMHDRDDLYAEQMEREMRHKLKSAFKNFIEKVETLTKEELEFEVPFRDLGFQGAPYRSTCLLQPTSSALCNVTEWPPFVVTLDEVELVHFERVQFHLKNFDIVIVYKDYNKKVTMINAVPVNSLDPIKEWLNSCDIKYTEGVQSLNWTKIMKTIVDDPEGFFEQGGWSFLDPESEGSGGEDDSESEMEDETFNPSADEEEEEEEDSDEDYSSETEDSEYSASLGSEEESGKDWDELEEEARKADKESHYEDDDTSNRKRKGRSSAAPTSSKKKRRH from the exons ATGACGGTGAACTTGGACAAGGAGGCCTACTATCGCCGGATTAAACGACTGTACGGCAACTGGaag AAAGGTGAAGATGAGTTTGGGAAGGTGGATGCCATCGTGGTGTCTGTTGGAGTGGATGAGGAGATTGTGTATGCCAAGTCCACTGCCCtcgag acatggctGTTTGGCTACGAGTTGACAGATACCATAATGGTGTTCTGTGAGACCAAGATTATTTTCTTGGCCAGCAAGAAGAAGCTGGAGTTCCTCAAACAGGTTGCAGTCACCAAAGGAAACGAGAACGCCAACGGGATCCCGCCTGTCACGCTCTTGGTTCGAGAAAAG AATGAAAGTAACAAGGCGAACTTTGAGAAGATGATCGAAGCTATCCGGGGCAGTAAAGCAGGCAAGACCGTGGGTGTCTTTATCAAGGACAAGTTTCCCGGAGAGTACATGAAGAGCTGGAACAACATGCTCACAGCTGAGGGTCTGGAGAAG gtGGACATCAGTGCAGTTGTGGCATATACCATGGCAGTAAAGGAGGATGGAGAGCAGACGCTGATGAAGAAAGCTGCCTCCATCACTAGTGATGTCTTCACGAAGTTTTTCAAGGAAAGGGTCATGGAGATCGTGGATGCAGATGAG AAAGTAAAACACAGTCGGCTGGCAGAGTCGGTCGAGAAGGCGATTGAGGACAGGAAATTTTTGGGTGGTGTTGATCCCTCGACTGTGGAGATGTGCTATCCTCCTATCATCCAGAGCGGCGGTAACTACAGCCTCAAGTTCAGCGTGGTCAG tgaCAAAAATTACATGCATTTTGGCGCAATAACGTGTGCCATGGGCATCCGCTACAAGTCCTACTGCTCTAACCTGGTGCGTACACTCATGGTGGATCCACCGCAGGAAATGCAGGACAATTACAATTTCCTCCTACAGGTGGAGGAAGAGCTCCTTAAAGAGCTTAAGCATG GGGTTAAGATCTGTGATGCTTACAATGCTGTCATGGAGTATGTCAAAAAGGAGAAATCGGACCTCATCAGCAAGCTCACAAAGAACCTGGG GTTCGTTATGGGGATCGAGTTCAGGGAAGCCTCTCTGGTTCTGAATACTAAAAACCAATACAAACTGAAGAAAG gcatggtgttgagtgtgagtcTGGGTTTTGCCGACCTGATTAACAGCGAGGGAAAGAAGGAGGAACAGAAGAAGTATGCCCTGTTCATTGGAGACACGATTATGATCAACGAG GAGGACCCAGCCACCATTCTCACACCAGTGAAAAAGAAGATCAAGAATGTTGGAATTTTCCTCAAG aatgatgatgaggaggatgatgaagaagaagataatgaTGCCGAAGAACTACTGGGCAAAGGAGCTCGTGCTGCTCTTCTGGCTGAAAGGACCCGGGTGAGT AATGAGATGActgcagaagagaagagacggACCCACCAGAGGGAATTGGCCAATCAGATGAATGAAGAGGCCAAGAGGCGTCTAACAGAACAGAAGGGTGAACAGCAGGTCCAAAA GGCCAGAAAGTCTAATGTGTCCTACAAGAATGTTTCCCAGATGCCTCGTGAGAAGGACATTCGGGACATGAAGCTCTATATCGACAAGAAGTACGAGACGGTCGTCATGCCAGTGTTTGGCATAGCAACACCCTTTCACATCGCCACCATTAAG aacATCAGTATGTCAGTCGAGGGAGACTACACGTACTTGAGAATAAACTTCTTCGTTCCTGGCAGCTCTCTGGGGAGGCACGAGGGCAACATCTTCCCCAACCCTGAGGCCACCTTTGTCAAAGAGAT TACGTACCGTGCATCAAACCTGAAATCTCCTGGTGACACACTGGTTCCCTCCACCAATCTACAAAATGCCTTCCGTATAATCAAAGAGGTGCAGAAACGCTACAAGACACGTGAGgctgaggagaaggagaaagaaggcATCGTCAAGCAGGATTCACTAGTCATCAACTTGAACCGCAGTAACCCTAAGCTCAAAGACCTTTACATCCGGCCCAATATTGCCCAGAAGAGGATGCAGGGCTCATTGGAGGCGCACACCAATG GTTTCCGTTTCACATCAGTGCGTGGTGATAAAGTGGACATCCTGTACAAAAACATCAAGCATGCCGTATTCCAGCCATGTGATGGAGAAATGATCATCGTTTTGCATTTTCACCTCAAG AATGCCATCATGTTTGGGAAGAAGCGCCACACAGATGTACAGTTTTACACAGAGGTGGGAGAGATTACCACAGACCTGGGCAAGCACCAGCACATGCACGACCGAGACGACCTGTACGCCGAGCAGATGGAGCGTGAAATGAGACACAAACTTAAGTCGGCATTTAAGAACTTCATCGAGAAAGTCGAGACACTTACCAAGGAGGAGCTCGAGTTTGAGGTCCCCTTCCGAGACCTTGG GTTCCAGGGCGCCCCCTACAGAAGCACTTGTCTCCTGCAACCTACGTCTAGCGCACTCTGCAATGTGacggagtgg ccTCCTTTTGTAGTGACGCTGGATGAAGTGGAGCTTGTTCATTTTGAGCGTGTGCAGTTTCATCTAAAGAACTTCGACATCGTCATTGTCTACAAAGACTACAACAAGAAAGTAACGATGATCAACGCAGTGCCTGTCAACTCTCTTGACCCAATTAAAGAGTGGCTCAA CTCATGTGACATCAAGTACACAGAAGGAGTTCAGTCACTGAACTGGACCAAGATCATGAAGACCATCGTTGATGACCCTGAGGGCTTTTTTGAACAGGGTGGCTGGTCCTTCCTTGACCCTGAGAGTGAG GGAAGTGGTGGAGAGGACGACTCCGAGTCAGAGATGGAAGACGAGACCTTCAACCCTTCAGccgatgaggaagaggaagaggaggaagacagCGACGAAGATTACTCTTCTGAGACGGAAGACTCTG AGTACAGTGCGTCGCTGGGCAGTGAAGAAGAAAGTGGCAAagactgggatgaactggaggaAGAGGCCAGAAAAG ctgacAAAGAAAGTCATTATGAGGACGATGATACTTCTAACAGGAAAAGAAAGGGTCGGTCCTCAGCAGCACCAACCAGCAGCAAAAAGAAACGGCGGCATTAG